Proteins co-encoded in one Burkholderia ambifaria AMMD genomic window:
- a CDS encoding AAA family ATPase, producing the protein MSERVEEGSAADEASARFFVVTGGPGSGKSTLLDALERTGFARSHEAGRGVIRDQMAIDGPALPWRDRAAFAEQMLNWEMRSYRLAHGARGPVFFDRGVPDVIGYLRLTGLAVPAHAEAAARRFRYHRRVFIAPPWPEIYTQDAERRQDFDEAVRTYDAMVDCYTAYGYRLIELPRVSVKARVRFVMDALDAA; encoded by the coding sequence ATGTCTGAGCGGGTGGAGGAGGGCAGCGCGGCGGACGAAGCGTCGGCCCGCTTCTTCGTCGTTACGGGCGGCCCGGGTTCGGGCAAGAGCACGTTGCTCGATGCGCTCGAACGCACCGGTTTCGCGCGCTCGCACGAGGCCGGGCGCGGCGTGATCCGCGACCAGATGGCGATCGACGGCCCGGCGCTGCCGTGGCGCGACCGGGCCGCGTTCGCCGAGCAGATGCTGAACTGGGAGATGCGTTCGTACCGTCTTGCGCATGGTGCGCGCGGGCCCGTGTTCTTCGATCGCGGCGTGCCGGACGTGATCGGCTACCTGCGACTGACGGGCCTCGCCGTGCCCGCGCATGCGGAGGCCGCGGCGCGGCGCTTTCGCTATCACCGGCGGGTGTTCATCGCGCCGCCGTGGCCCGAGATCTACACGCAGGACGCCGAACGGCGGCAGGATTTCGACGAGGCGGTGCGGACCTACGACGCGATGGTCGACTGCTATACGGCGTACGGGTATCGGCTGATCGAACTACCGCGAGTGAGTGTGAAGGCGCGCGTGCGCTTCGTGATGGACGCGCTCGACGCCGCATGA
- a CDS encoding DUF5594 family protein: MQPETARRFDTEFAPRIARAIAAFFADHVQADVAPYGGHGQPTRVRIRSAPHEHVSGFVHPLNLELTWDTDEIERLMEPDGPQRFEHYLAALPKKLGAWQGARDIDLASRTQADPLVRLGGLDFEG, encoded by the coding sequence ATGCAGCCCGAAACCGCCCGCCGTTTCGATACCGAATTCGCGCCGCGCATTGCGCGGGCGATCGCCGCCTTCTTCGCCGATCACGTCCAGGCCGACGTCGCCCCGTACGGCGGCCACGGGCAACCGACGCGCGTGCGGATCCGCAGCGCGCCACACGAGCACGTGAGCGGCTTCGTGCATCCGCTGAACCTCGAGTTGACCTGGGACACCGACGAGATCGAGCGGCTGATGGAGCCGGACGGTCCGCAGCGCTTCGAGCACTACCTGGCCGCGCTGCCGAAGAAACTGGGCGCGTGGCAGGGCGCGCGCGACATCGATCTCGCGTCGCGCACGCAGGCCGACCCGCTCGTGCGGCTCGGCGGCCTCGATTTCGAAGGCTGA
- the otsA gene encoding alpha,alpha-trehalose-phosphate synthase (UDP-forming) — MSRLIVVSNRVAAGEDTRPSAGGLAVGVMDALKDTGGVWFGWNGEIVGTPDAEPAIQRDGNVTYATVGLTRRDYDQYYRGFSNATLWPVFHYRSDLTRFDRQEYAGYLRVNAMLAKQLAALLQPDDLIWVHDYHLLPFAHCLRELGVKNPIGFFLHIPFPSPDMLRVVPPHEELVKFMCAYDIAGFQTDADKQAFTDYIERRGIGAASDDGMLHAHGRVVKVAAYPIGVHPDAIAEAAVQYGSRKPVKMLRDALDGRKLVMSVDRLDYSKGLVERFQSFERMLANAPGWQGRVSLVQIAPPTRSDVKTYQNIRETLEGEAGRINGRFSQLDWTPIQYLNRKYERNLLMAFFRMSQVGYVTPLRDGMNLVAKEYVASQDPADPGVLVLSEFAGAAAELTGALLVNPYDLSQMADALERALSMPLAERQARHEENLARLRENNLSVWRDTFVADLRSVAAAASVTQRAGRRAAHV, encoded by the coding sequence ATGAGCAGATTGATCGTGGTATCGAACCGTGTCGCCGCCGGCGAGGACACACGCCCGAGTGCAGGGGGTCTCGCGGTCGGCGTGATGGACGCGTTGAAGGACACCGGCGGTGTCTGGTTCGGCTGGAACGGCGAGATCGTCGGTACGCCCGACGCCGAACCCGCGATCCAGCGGGACGGCAACGTCACGTATGCGACGGTCGGGCTGACCCGGCGCGACTACGATCAGTACTACCGCGGCTTCTCGAACGCGACGCTGTGGCCGGTGTTCCACTACCGCAGCGATCTCACGCGCTTCGACCGGCAGGAGTACGCGGGCTATCTGCGCGTGAACGCGATGCTGGCGAAGCAGCTCGCCGCGCTGCTGCAGCCAGACGACCTGATCTGGGTGCACGACTATCACCTGCTGCCGTTCGCGCATTGCCTGCGCGAGCTCGGCGTGAAGAACCCGATCGGCTTCTTCCTGCACATTCCGTTTCCGTCGCCCGACATGCTGCGCGTCGTGCCGCCGCACGAGGAGCTCGTGAAGTTCATGTGCGCATACGACATCGCGGGTTTCCAGACCGATGCCGACAAGCAGGCGTTCACCGACTACATCGAGCGGCGCGGCATCGGCGCGGCGAGCGACGACGGGATGCTGCATGCGCACGGCCGCGTCGTGAAGGTTGCCGCCTATCCGATCGGCGTGCATCCGGATGCGATCGCCGAGGCGGCCGTCCAGTACGGCTCGCGCAAGCCGGTGAAGATGCTGCGCGACGCGCTCGACGGGCGCAAGCTCGTGATGAGTGTCGACCGGCTCGACTATTCGAAGGGGCTCGTCGAGCGCTTCCAGTCGTTCGAGCGGATGCTCGCCAACGCGCCGGGCTGGCAGGGGCGCGTATCGCTCGTGCAGATCGCGCCGCCGACTCGTTCCGACGTGAAGACCTATCAGAACATTCGCGAAACGCTCGAAGGCGAGGCCGGCCGCATCAACGGCCGCTTCTCGCAACTCGACTGGACGCCGATCCAGTACCTGAACCGCAAATATGAGCGCAATCTGCTGATGGCGTTCTTCCGGATGTCGCAGGTCGGCTACGTGACGCCGCTGCGCGACGGAATGAATCTGGTCGCGAAGGAATACGTCGCGTCGCAGGACCCGGCCGATCCGGGCGTGCTCGTGCTGTCGGAGTTCGCCGGTGCGGCGGCCGAGCTGACCGGTGCGCTGCTCGTCAATCCGTACGACCTGTCGCAGATGGCCGACGCGCTCGAGCGCGCGCTGTCGATGCCGCTCGCGGAGCGCCAGGCGCGACATGAAGAGAACCTCGCGCGACTGCGCGAAAACAACCTGTCGGTCTGGCGCGACACGTTCGTCGCCGACTTGCGCAGCGTCGCGGCGGCCGCGTCGGTCACGCAGCGCGCGGGCCGGCGGGCCGCGCATGTCTGA
- a CDS encoding TetR/AcrR family transcriptional regulator encodes MAERGRPRSFDKEAALDRAMEVFWRLGYEGASMTDLTAAMGIASPSLYAAFGSKEALFRQAIEHYRETEGREIWDGVEQAGSAHDAIENYLMQTARVFTRLSKPAGCLIVLSALHPAERSDTVRQMLIAMREQTVAALRTRLGEGVAAGEISAHADLDAIARYYVTVQQGMSIQARDGASRRDLEAVAQAALAAWPALAGARAG; translated from the coding sequence ATGGCTGAACGGGGCCGACCGAGAAGCTTCGACAAGGAAGCGGCGCTGGATCGCGCGATGGAGGTGTTCTGGCGCCTCGGCTACGAGGGTGCGTCGATGACGGACCTGACGGCCGCGATGGGCATTGCGTCACCGAGCCTGTACGCGGCGTTCGGCAGCAAGGAGGCGTTGTTCCGGCAAGCGATCGAGCACTATCGGGAAACGGAGGGCCGTGAGATCTGGGACGGCGTCGAACAGGCCGGCAGCGCACACGACGCGATCGAGAACTATCTGATGCAGACCGCGCGCGTGTTCACGCGCCTGTCGAAGCCGGCCGGCTGCCTGATCGTCCTGTCGGCGCTGCATCCGGCCGAGCGCTCGGACACGGTCCGGCAAATGTTGATCGCCATGCGCGAGCAGACGGTCGCCGCGTTACGCACGCGGCTCGGCGAAGGCGTTGCAGCGGGCGAGATTTCCGCGCACGCGGATCTCGACGCGATCGCGCGCTACTACGTGACGGTGCAACAGGGAATGTCGATTCAGGCGCGCGACGGCGCGAGCCGTCGCGATCTGGAAGCGGTCGCGCAAGCCGCGCTGGCCGCATGGCCGGCGCTCGCGGGCGCGCGCGCCGGCTGA
- a CDS encoding MFS transporter, translating into MNADTGLPLPQRYWAIVCVALGITLAVLDGAIANVALPTIARDLHASDAASIWIVNAYQLAVTITLLPLASLGERVGYRRIYIAGLALFTAASLGCALAGSLPMLAVMRVIQGFGAAGIMSVNAALVRMIYPSSMLGRGLSINAMVVALSSAIGPTVASAILSFASWPWLFAVNVPIGIAAVLGSVRALPANPLHDAPYDFASALMNACVFGLLITAVDGLGHGERHAYVAAELAVAFVVGYFFVKRQLSQPAPLLPVDLMRIPMFALSIYTSMASFTSQMLAFVALPFWLQNSLGFSQVETGLYMTPWPLVIVFAAPLAGVLSDRYSAGILGGIGLALFAAGLLSLATIGAHPGTVDIVWRMALCGAGFGLFQSPNNRAMLSSAPRERSGGAGGMLSTARLTGQTLGAALVALIFGLAPDHGPTIALYVATGFAAIAAVVSMLRITSPRPDAAT; encoded by the coding sequence ATGAACGCCGATACCGGCCTGCCGCTTCCGCAACGCTACTGGGCGATCGTCTGCGTCGCACTGGGCATCACGCTCGCCGTGCTCGACGGCGCGATCGCGAACGTCGCGCTGCCGACGATCGCGCGCGACCTGCACGCGTCCGATGCCGCATCGATCTGGATCGTCAACGCGTATCAGCTCGCGGTCACGATCACGCTGCTGCCGCTCGCGTCGCTCGGCGAACGCGTCGGCTATCGCCGCATCTATATCGCGGGGCTGGCGCTCTTCACCGCGGCGTCGCTCGGCTGCGCGCTCGCCGGCTCGCTGCCGATGCTGGCCGTGATGCGTGTGATCCAGGGATTCGGCGCGGCCGGCATCATGAGCGTCAATGCGGCGCTGGTGCGGATGATCTACCCGTCGTCGATGCTCGGGCGCGGGCTGTCGATCAACGCGATGGTGGTCGCGCTGTCGTCGGCGATCGGGCCGACGGTCGCGTCGGCGATCCTGTCGTTTGCGTCGTGGCCTTGGCTGTTCGCGGTCAATGTGCCGATCGGCATCGCCGCGGTACTCGGCAGCGTGCGCGCGCTGCCGGCCAACCCGCTGCACGACGCGCCGTACGATTTCGCGAGCGCGCTGATGAACGCGTGCGTGTTCGGGCTGCTGATCACGGCCGTCGACGGGCTCGGCCACGGCGAACGCCACGCTTACGTCGCGGCAGAGCTGGCCGTCGCGTTCGTCGTCGGCTACTTCTTCGTGAAGCGCCAGTTGTCGCAGCCGGCGCCGCTGCTGCCGGTCGATCTGATGCGCATCCCGATGTTCGCGCTGTCGATCTATACGTCGATGGCGTCGTTCACGTCGCAGATGCTCGCATTCGTCGCGCTGCCGTTCTGGCTGCAGAATTCGCTCGGCTTCTCCCAAGTCGAAACCGGCCTCTACATGACGCCGTGGCCGCTCGTGATCGTGTTCGCCGCGCCGCTCGCGGGCGTGCTGTCGGACCGCTACTCGGCCGGCATCCTCGGCGGAATCGGGCTTGCGCTGTTCGCGGCCGGCCTGCTGTCGCTCGCGACGATCGGCGCGCATCCGGGCACGGTCGACATCGTGTGGCGGATGGCGCTGTGCGGCGCGGGCTTCGGGCTGTTCCAGTCGCCGAACAATCGCGCGATGCTGTCGTCGGCGCCGCGCGAGCGCAGCGGCGGCGCGGGCGGGATGCTGAGCACGGCGCGCCTGACCGGCCAGACCCTCGGCGCCGCGCTCGTCGCGCTGATTTTCGGGCTCGCGCCCGACCACGGTCCGACGATCGCGCTCTATGTCGCCACGGGGTTCGCGGCGATCGCCGCGGTGGTCAGCATGCTGCGCATCACGTCGCCACGCCCGGACGCGGCGACCTGA
- the eco gene encoding serine protease inhibitor ecotin: protein MKFAIRAVLAAFCVTTAAACAAGPASAPAVPAESIKMFPQPAAGQQRAVIALPALENEGDARVELMIGKTLQTDCNQQWFGGELTAEDVKGWGYTYYRLTDVKGPASTLMACPGQAPQQRFVQVRSDGQLLRYNSRLPLVVYVPDGFDVRYRVWHASKDVQHAVTQ from the coding sequence ATGAAATTCGCGATCCGGGCCGTCCTGGCCGCCTTTTGCGTGACGACCGCCGCCGCCTGCGCGGCCGGGCCCGCATCGGCGCCCGCCGTGCCGGCCGAGTCGATCAAGATGTTCCCGCAGCCGGCGGCCGGCCAGCAGCGCGCGGTGATCGCGCTGCCCGCGCTCGAGAACGAAGGCGATGCGCGCGTCGAACTGATGATCGGCAAGACGCTGCAGACCGACTGCAACCAGCAATGGTTCGGTGGCGAACTGACCGCCGAGGACGTGAAGGGCTGGGGCTATACGTACTATCGGCTGACCGACGTGAAGGGGCCGGCGTCGACGCTGATGGCGTGCCCGGGCCAGGCGCCGCAGCAGCGGTTCGTGCAGGTGCGTAGTGACGGCCAACTGCTGCGCTACAACAGCCGCCTGCCGCTCGTCGTGTACGTGCCGGACGGTTTCGACGTGCGCTATCGTGTGTGGCATGCGTCGAAGGACGTGCAGCACGCCGTTACGCAGTAA